A genomic stretch from Edaphobacter aggregans includes:
- a CDS encoding M56 family metallopeptidase gives MVPTAMLSLENLSQLAASSLLSSIWQGILLAAGVTLFLQLVPKTTATIRFTIWTTLFLVLALLPFLNAFSVAPTRALGTHSAVVQLDIRWSFAIAALWALFSLVSAVKLAITAFRLRQLWKRATPVETSADWSALPSNSRSAQLCTSTEIDRPSVIGFFSPRILIPKWLFDKLTPSELKQIVLHELGHLNRADDWLNLIQKLALVLFPLNPALIWIEKRLCFEREIACDDAVLRLTKAPKAYATCLTSLAERTLDHRAMSLSLGAWEKQSELSRRVHNILLHAEGMSRPQAALLLGGVSLALVSGATGLLHCPQFISFSGPQSAIAAVRAEAQVSPAAEFHAVAFHPSAAGPRPILLKASMPATQPSTPITLTKQKQHRHTAQRLKKTTNAAHQAYMLTNWPEQDRPRIILTVTDQHQFLAPYAAMHTDSGWLVIQL, from the coding sequence ATGGTGCCGACCGCAATGTTATCCCTTGAAAATCTGTCGCAGCTCGCCGCCAGTTCCCTTCTCTCCAGCATCTGGCAGGGCATTCTCTTAGCTGCGGGTGTCACCTTATTTCTACAGCTCGTTCCAAAAACAACAGCAACCATTCGCTTCACCATCTGGACCACTCTCTTTCTTGTCCTTGCTCTTCTCCCATTCCTGAACGCCTTCTCCGTCGCACCTACCCGAGCCCTCGGCACGCACAGCGCCGTGGTTCAGTTAGACATTCGTTGGAGCTTTGCCATCGCCGCTCTCTGGGCGTTGTTCTCTCTGGTTAGTGCAGTAAAGCTTGCGATCACCGCCTTCCGCCTCCGTCAGCTTTGGAAGCGCGCAACCCCGGTCGAAACCAGCGCAGACTGGAGCGCGTTACCCTCCAACTCGCGCTCCGCGCAGCTCTGCACATCAACCGAAATCGACCGCCCCAGCGTCATCGGCTTTTTCTCGCCCCGAATCCTCATCCCGAAGTGGCTCTTCGACAAGCTCACTCCATCCGAGCTTAAGCAGATCGTCCTTCACGAGCTGGGCCATCTCAACCGCGCAGACGACTGGCTCAATCTCATCCAGAAACTCGCTCTCGTCCTCTTCCCCCTGAACCCCGCTCTCATCTGGATCGAAAAGCGTCTCTGCTTCGAACGCGAAATCGCCTGCGACGACGCCGTCCTCCGGCTCACCAAAGCACCCAAGGCCTACGCAACCTGCCTCACCAGCCTCGCCGAGCGCACACTCGATCATCGCGCCATGTCCCTCTCACTCGGAGCATGGGAGAAGCAATCCGAGCTCTCCCGCCGCGTGCACAACATCCTGCTCCACGCCGAAGGCATGAGCCGCCCACAGGCAGCGCTCCTCCTCGGAGGCGTCTCCCTGGCCCTCGTCAGCGGAGCAACCGGCCTCCTGCACTGCCCGCAGTTCATCTCGTTCTCCGGACCGCAGTCTGCAATCGCCGCCGTCCGCGCCGAAGCGCAAGTATCGCCCGCAGCGGAGTTCCACGCCGTCGCATTCCACCCGTCCGCCGCAGGCCCACGCCCGATCCTCCTGAAGGCCTCGATGCCGGCCACTCAGCCTTCAACCCCCATCACCCTGACCAAGCAAAAACAGCATCGCCACACCGCACAGCGCCTGAAGAAGACCACGAACGCCGCGCACCAGGCATACATGCTGACCAAC
- a CDS encoding BlaI/MecI/CopY family transcriptional regulator — translation MPPKKSITLTEAELRLMKILWQRGESLVGDLVAAMPPDNALAYTSVLTTIRILEQKGYVRHRQEGRAYLYSPCVAEHEASQFEIRHTMQRFFGNSRERLLLSLLGDGDVTPEELHRLKEAIARASDDRTGEL, via the coding sequence ATGCCGCCGAAGAAGTCCATCACACTGACGGAAGCTGAACTACGGCTCATGAAGATTCTCTGGCAGCGTGGAGAATCCCTGGTCGGAGATCTGGTCGCCGCCATGCCGCCGGACAATGCTCTTGCCTATACCTCCGTCCTCACGACGATTCGCATTCTTGAACAAAAAGGCTACGTCCGCCACCGTCAGGAGGGCCGGGCCTACCTCTACAGCCCCTGCGTCGCCGAGCACGAGGCCAGCCAGTTTGAAATTCGCCACACCATGCAGCGCTTTTTCGGTAACTCTCGCGAACGTCTCCTGCTCTCGCTGCTCGGAGACGGCGATGTAACCCCCGAAGAGCTCCACCGTCTCAAAGAAGCCATTGCACGCGCGTCGGACGACCGCACAGGAGAGCTCTAA